The DNA sequence GCGCTTTCAAACGCACCGAGGCAGGCAAGAGAGAAGCCATCAAATATTCCACCCTGGACACCGTGATCTCCCTGATGCTGGCCCTGCTGGTCAACTCCGCCATGCTGATTCTGGCCGCCAGTGTGTTTTACAAGAGCGGTCAAACCGAGGTGGCCGAAATCACCGAAGTCTACAAACTGCTCTCTCCCATGCTGGGCACTGCGCTTGCCAGCACCCTGTTCGGGGTGGCCCTGCTGGCCTGTGGTCAGAATGCCACCATCACGGGCACCTTAAGCGGCCAGATTGTGATGGAAGGCTTCCTGAACTTCAAAATCAAACCCTGGATCAGAAGGCTGATCACCCGCCTGATCGCCGTGATTCCCGCCGTGATCGTGACCTACCTGTATGGGGCCAAAGGCACCACGGATTTGCTGGTGCTCTCCCAGGTGATCCTGAGCCTGCAGCTTTCTTTCGCCGTGTTTCCCCTCCTGATCTTCACCTCAGACAGACGCAAAATGGGCGTTTTCGTGAACCCCACCTGGCTGAAAGTGCTGGGCTGGACCTCTGGAGTGATCATCGCTGGTCTGAACATCTACCTGCTGCTGGTGACTTTTGGACTGGTCAAAAGCGTGGTCTGAGGTTTCTATTCACCTTCAATCCTCCTGTGAGAGCAGGAGGATTTTCATTTGGAGATCTTTTACACTGAAAGCAGCTTTGTTTTTCTTTCAGGAGGATTTGACATGCATAAGGGTATTGTTTCGAGGATTTGCTTTGTGTTGTTCTTTGCTGCTGCAGTTGTGGCCCGAGCACAACCCCTGGAAATGCCAGGAGGGTTTCAATACCTGGTGAAAAACCACCAGCTTTACCTCTGGGACCGGATCAATGCAGAAGCATACCAGTACCACCCAAAAAAGCAAACCGTCGAGGTGATCTCACACAGAGACTGGGACCTGGCGCACTCTGGAGGGAAGCACTTCTTTGAGATGACCGCTCAGGGTTCCAATACCCTGGTGATGCAAAAGAATGCAGCAGGTCAGGTGTTGAACAGCTGGACCCTGCTGAACCTGCCGTGCAACAGGCTGTCCCGAAAACTGGTGTGCTGGAATGGAAGGCAGGGCAAGATTTACGATCTGGACCACAACATGGCTGCAGTTTCCCTGACAGGGAATTTTGAACATGTCACCCGGGTGTTTGAAAACCTGGATGGGGCAACCTTCACCACGCTTTCAGACAGTGGAGCCTGCCCCGGCTGTGACGGCAGGTCCACCCACGACCTGAACACGGGAAAGCTGCTGGCCGCTTACAGGCATGAGGAGGTTTATTTGCAGGGCAACCACTTTGTGCTGACCTCCCAACGGGCCGCCAGCGGCATTCAGGATGGCATGCTGCAGGAAGATGACCTGGACGACCTCAACCAGATTCTGGAACTCAAAGTGCTGGACCGCAAGACCGGAAGAATCCTCAGTGAAGATCATTTTGCAGCCCAGCCTTATGACCGCTGCCGTGAAAAACACCCGGTTTACCAGTTCAGGGATCTGGGACAGAGCTGGATGGTGGAGGTGACGGACCACCTCTGTCCAGAAGTGCACTTCATTGCCACGTTTCAGAAGAACGCCACCCGCTACACCCTCGAGCAGATTCATGCGGATGCAGTGGCAAAACATCTGGACACCCATCCCCTGAACCTCGGACCGGTGGTGATCCACCGTTTTCCATTGAGCAGGCAGGAATGGATGACCCTGTATGGAAAAACCCCACTGGAAGCGGCTTACCTGATCCAGCACCCCGATGCCAATGTGAAACAGCTGGGCCAGCAATGCCTGGCATACTCGGGTCCACAGGCCTCTGGCTTGATCCATCAGGGCAAAATCAAAGTGCTGTTCAGTGGGCAGGGAAAATCTGTCCTGGACCGGGCAGATGGGTTTCTGATTTTTCGGGGGGAACAGTTCAGGGCCTATGAAGTGAATCCTGCCACCTGCCAGACCCTTTAAAGGGCTTCGCAGCTGAATTTCAGCCAGATGGGAGCTGAAGTCAGACTTGTGGAAGATGAAGTACGGTTTTTGTAATCCAGCACAGACTACACTGAAAAAACATCGACAAATTGCAGGTTTTTCCTCTCTCTGCTCCTTGCGCTGTCTGTTGTGGTCTGGATGGTCTTGTTTTTTCTCATCTGGGCTGCAGGTTTCTGTGAAGTGGTTTTTGTCCGGGCGTCACCTGTTTGCAGCCCTCACCTGAAAAGATGAAACCAAGGAGCCCGCCATGACAGCCATGAAGAGCAATTCACAACTTGATTCACACCTTGATTCACACCGGGATGCCCAGCGCATCCTGATGTTTCAGCATGAAGCCATTCAGGCCATGATGCTCAGGCGTTTTGTGAACCAGCTGGGCTATCTGGTGCATGAAGTTCGGGATGCTGCTGAAATCCAGACGGTGCTGGAACAGGAAGGCACCTTCGATGTGATCCTGTTGGATGTGGGCACCTCTCTGCAGCAGGCTTTTGAAGTGCTCAGTGCTTGCCGTGAGCGCCATCCTGCCACCCCGGTGATTGTGGTCTCGGGCATTGGTGAAGAAGAACTTCAGGAGTGGATCCACCGGTATGAAGTGCAGGATGTGATCCAGCGTCCCCGTTCATTGCGTGAACTGCTGGTGCGTGTGGAATCCGACCTGGAGAAATACGCCCCCATCGCTTCCTGAGGGGTGTGGGTGCTGGATTGCAGCCCGCAGGCGAATTCCCTATACTTGTTGATCATGCGAAGCTGGCCTGAGCGGACAGATGAGAACCCCTGGTGTTCTGATCTGCCTTTTGTCATGAACGTTGTCATGCAGGCTGGAACATGGAAGGGGTGGTCTGCATAAACACCCTGCTGGTGTTGCTGGTGGTGTTCCTGATGGTCTTTCTGAACGCCCTGTATGTGGCAGCAGAATTCGGTCTGGTGTCCAGCCGCAGAAGCCGACTGGTGGAAATGGTGCACGATGGGCACCGCCCGGCCTCCAGGCTGCTGGATGTCCTCAACAGCCCACCAGACATGGACCGTTATGTGGCAGCCAGTCAGATTGGCATCACCCTGTCCAGCCTGATTGTGGGCGCTTACGGGCAGGCCCAGCTGACCCCGGTGCTGCTTCCTGTGTTCGCCCAGTTTGGACAGCTCAAAGCAGCGCTTGCTGGCACCCTGTCCATCCTGATTGTGCTGGTGTTCCTGACCGCATTGCAGGTGATTCTGGGGGAACTGCTTCCCAAAACCATTGCCATTCGGTATCCAGAACGCCTGGCCCTCCTCACCCTGAAAGCCATGCAGGTTTCGGTGTGGTTGTTCACGCCTCTGATTCGGCTGTTTAACGGTTCGGCCACCCTGATTTTGCGCAGGATGGGCATCCAGCAGGTGTCCGAACACGGGCATGTGCATTCCCCAGAAGAACTGGAGATTCTTTTTCAGGAAAGCGCCAGAGGCGGCCTGATCAACCAGGATGAGCAGGAACTGCTGAGTGGGGTGTTCAGCCTGGAAGACAAGAGTGTGCGGGAAGTGATGGTTCCCAGGGTGCGCATGACCGCCCTGGAAGTGAACCGCTCCACCCCGGAAGTGATGGCCGAAGTGGTCAAGACCCCCTTCACCCGCTTCCCGGTTTTTGAAGGCAACATCGACCAGATCATTGGCATCCTGAATGTGCGGGACCTCTTTCTGGATGTGCAAAAAGGACCCCGTGACTCCATCCATCACCTGCTGCAACCCGTGTATTTTGTGCCAGATGTGCTGAACGTGCGGGATGCCTGGGACCAGCTGCGAGAGCAGCGCAAAAACCTGGCCATCCTCACCGATGAATTCGGAGGCATCAGTGGCATGCTGACCCTGGAAGACATCTTCGAGGAGGTCTTTGGAGAGCTGCAGGACGAGTTTGACGCAGAAGTGATGCACATCCGCAGGCAGGGCAATGACTTTCTGGTGCGTGGCGATGTCTCCATCCACACCGTCAACAGCCAGCTGGAAATGAACCTTCCTGATGAGGACGCTTACACCATCAGTGGTCTGGTGTGGTCGGAACTGGAGCAGACCCCGGAAGTGGGCACCGTGGTGCATTTCACTGGGTTGAGGCTGCGTGTGGAAGCCATGCAGGGCAAACAGGTCACCCTGGTGCGTCTGGTGCTGGACGGCTCCCAGGAATCCAGAGGGGAAGAAGCCTGATGTCCATTTTGCTGCCCATCCTGATCATTGTGGGTCTGGTGTTGCTGAACGGCGTTTTTGTGGCAGCAGAATTTGCCATTGTGTCCAGCAAATCTCCCAGGGTGCAGCAGCACGCAGAGCAGGGCAACCGCACCGCCCGCAGGATCCTGAACCTGCTGCGTTCTGCAGGCGGCAAAGACCAGTACATCGCCATCTGTCAGCTTGGGATCACCCTGGCCAGCATTGGGCTGGGGATGTACGGAGAACAGACCATCGCCTCATGGCTGTTTGGGCCTCTGGAACATGCGGCCCACCTGGGACACGCCCTCGCCCACACCTTTGCCACCCTGATTTCTCTGGCCCTGATCACCTGCCTGCACGTGGTGCTGGGGGAGATGGTGCCCAAAGGTCTGGCCCTCTCCCGCCCGGAAGGCACCGTTTACAGCGTGGATCTGCTGGTTCGGGCCTTTGGTTTTGTGTTCCGACCTGTGGTGCTGCTGTTAAACACCTCTGCACTGGCTTTGCTGCGGGCACTGCGCATCAAGGACCCCGGATCAGGAGACCGCCTGTACACCTCCGACGAACTGGAATACCTGGTGGAAGAAAGCACAGAGGGCGGCCAGTTTGACCGCCAGGACCAGCAATTCATCGAGAGCATCTTTGACTTCGGGGAACGCCAGGTCTGCGAGGTGATGACCCCCAGAACCCAGATCCGGGCACTCAAAATGCGCACCACAGCAGAAGAGCTGAACAACCTGATTCAGGAGGGCAGCTACTCCCGGTATCTGGTGGTGGATCTGTACCTGGACCAGCCGCTGGGTTACCTGCACATCAAAGATGTGATCCGGACGTTTTCGCTGTCGCCCCAGGAGGTGCGGGTTTCCCACCTGCTGCGCCCGGTGATTGTGTTCCCCGAAACCACCCGCCTCAGTGACGCTCTGGTGCTGATGAAAAAACGCAAGACCCATCTGGCCGTGGTGGAAGACGAACTGGGAGGCACAGCGGGAATCATCACACTGCAGGACATCATTGAGGAAGTGCTGGCACCGCAACAGGCTGCAGGAGATGCCCAGGGGTCAGAGCCAGACGCGCAGAGCTGAGGGCCGAGCGCTAAAAACAGAGGGAAAATCAGAGCTTGAGATGGTGTGACTTTACATTCCAGAATGCACGCTTTTTGCCCCCCAGCTTTGCTGGTTCATGCTCTATGCCCGCATTTGTATGATGCCCTTGACTCTCAGCACTGGGCCCTCTGCCCTCGGCATGTCTCATCAAATCACCGATCAAACCTGAACACCTCCCAGTCTGGATGGTGTCCCTTGACCATCCTGTCCCGGATCATCTGGGCGGCCAGCAGGCTGTAAGTGATGCCGTTGCCTCCGTATCCCAGGGCAAAATAGGCCTGTGGGAAATCCGGGTGCTCCCCGATGTAAGCAAGACCGTCGCGGGTTTCGCCGAAAGTGCCTGCCCAGGAGAAAGCCGTTTCCAGGGGGATGTCTGGAAAGAGTTCCCTGAATTTGTTTTCCAGCCTGGCCTGCTTAAACGGAATCCGACGTTCCCGGAAAGGCAGGGTTCTGAAGGTTTCATCTTCACCCCCGATCAGGATGCGGTTGTCGGTGGTGGTGCGGGCGTACAGGTAAGGGCGGGCGGTTTCCCAGAGCAGGGCTTTTTCGTACCAGCCCGTGAAGTCCTGCAGGGGTTCACTGACCAGCGCGTAAGAATTGCGCAGCCGGACCACTTTCTGCCTCAGCATGCTCTGGGCTTCGTATCCAGTGGCGAAGACCATTTTTCTGGCCCTGATGCTGAAATTCCGGTCTGTCTGGACGGTCACTCCAGTGTCATCCATGTCCCAGGAAAGGGCCTCTGTGCGGTCAAAGACCTGCACCCCTTGCCGGGTGCCTGAGTGCAGCAAAGCATGGCACAGGCGGTAAGGGTCCACT is a window from the Deinococcus roseus genome containing:
- a CDS encoding hemolysin family protein — its product is MEGVVCINTLLVLLVVFLMVFLNALYVAAEFGLVSSRRSRLVEMVHDGHRPASRLLDVLNSPPDMDRYVAASQIGITLSSLIVGAYGQAQLTPVLLPVFAQFGQLKAALAGTLSILIVLVFLTALQVILGELLPKTIAIRYPERLALLTLKAMQVSVWLFTPLIRLFNGSATLILRRMGIQQVSEHGHVHSPEELEILFQESARGGLINQDEQELLSGVFSLEDKSVREVMVPRVRMTALEVNRSTPEVMAEVVKTPFTRFPVFEGNIDQIIGILNVRDLFLDVQKGPRDSIHHLLQPVYFVPDVLNVRDAWDQLREQRKNLAILTDEFGGISGMLTLEDIFEEVFGELQDEFDAEVMHIRRQGNDFLVRGDVSIHTVNSQLEMNLPDEDAYTISGLVWSELEQTPEVGTVVHFTGLRLRVEAMQGKQVTLVRLVLDGSQESRGEEA
- a CDS encoding hemolysin family protein codes for the protein MSILLPILIIVGLVLLNGVFVAAEFAIVSSKSPRVQQHAEQGNRTARRILNLLRSAGGKDQYIAICQLGITLASIGLGMYGEQTIASWLFGPLEHAAHLGHALAHTFATLISLALITCLHVVLGEMVPKGLALSRPEGTVYSVDLLVRAFGFVFRPVVLLLNTSALALLRALRIKDPGSGDRLYTSDELEYLVEESTEGGQFDRQDQQFIESIFDFGERQVCEVMTPRTQIRALKMRTTAEELNNLIQEGSYSRYLVVDLYLDQPLGYLHIKDVIRTFSLSPQEVRVSHLLRPVIVFPETTRLSDALVLMKKRKTHLAVVEDELGGTAGIITLQDIIEEVLAPQQAAGDAQGSEPDAQS
- a CDS encoding NAD(P)/FAD-dependent oxidoreductase, which gives rise to MDLRSGKAFWPIQNGLIQSYPPLDQDLQTDVVVLGGGITGALVSWHLIQAGASCVVLDRRDVASGSTSASTAMLQYEIDTPLVQLSKMLGEQHASRSYLMCLQAIRDLEQISQVLETDVGFQKKHSLYLASRPQDARGLQKEHALRRKYGIEVELWDETTIAQHFPFRKSAALYSQEAAEVDPYRLCHALLHSGTRQGVQVFDRTEALSWDMDDTGVTVQTDRNFSIRARKMVFATGYEAQSMLRQKVVRLRNSYALVSEPLQDFTGWYEKALLWETARPYLYARTTTDNRILIGGEDETFRTLPFRERRIPFKQARLENKFRELFPDIPLETAFSWAGTFGETRDGLAYIGEHPDFPQAYFALGYGGNGITYSLLAAQMIRDRMVKGHHPDWEVFRFDR
- a CDS encoding response regulator → MTAMKSNSQLDSHLDSHRDAQRILMFQHEAIQAMMLRRFVNQLGYLVHEVRDAAEIQTVLEQEGTFDVILLDVGTSLQQAFEVLSACRERHPATPVIVVSGIGEEELQEWIHRYEVQDVIQRPRSLRELLVRVESDLEKYAPIAS